ATTAGCCACCTTGCCTATTTCCTTTGAATTACAAACAGGGCAAAACATAATTTAAACCTCCATTAATATTCTTCTACATTAGACCAATAGTCAGCACCTTCCTCTGCTTTTTCCCAAACCTGTTCTAATTTTGATAAACGCTGTAATAAGAGGTCTTTTTTTGTTGCATTTCTTTCAAAAAAATCTACAACATAGTTAGGTACCACTACTGTATCCTTTCCATATATTGTTGACCTAGGCAAGGGAATTATACCTCTTCCTTCTAAAATATCATGAATTATACCTTCAGAAACTTCAAAACCTATAATATGGCCATTGTTTTCATTTACAAAAATATCTCCAATTATGCCAAGATTTTTACCTGATTGGGTAAATACTGGTTTTGTCAACATATCTTTGAAATTTATAGAATCACCAAAGGATTTTAGAT
The Anaerobranca gottschalkii DSM 13577 DNA segment above includes these coding regions:
- a CDS encoding PRC-barrel domain-containing protein — its product is MLKISDIIGLPLIITTNGEKIGIVQEILLNLSKGAITGFILDKGGFLRDKKIVDIKEIKNIGEGAIIIDKEDIKFENDLKSFGDSINFKDMLTKPVFTQSGKNLGIIGDIFVNENNGHIIGFEVSEGIIHDILEGRGIIPLPRSTIYGKDTVVVPNYVVDFFERNATKKDLLLQRLSKLEQVWEKAEEGADYWSNVEEY